In a single window of the Drosophila miranda strain MSH22 chromosome XL, D.miranda_PacBio2.1, whole genome shotgun sequence genome:
- the LOC117188642 gene encoding uncharacterized protein LOC117188642 isoform X2: MFSAANGKIKLPSEDTALVTSPLRCLFNGPFRDLHFNVSGDHRLIPVHDVVFLDDFERNVKPLIYRPVTSETSGGGVLLASESSEKPPPHTYAAANSDT, translated from the exons ATGTTCTCTGCAGCCAATGGGAAAATCAAG CTGCCTTCGGAGGACACTGCTCTGGTGACTTCCCCACTGCGCTGCCTCTTCAATGGACCCTTTCGCGATCTGCACTTCAATGTGAGCGGCGACCATCGCCTGATACCCGTCCACGATGTGGTCTTCCTCGATGACTTTGAGCGCAACGTCAAGCCGTTGATCTACAGGCCCGTGACGTCAGAGACATCCGGCGGCGGGGTTCTTCTAGCCAGCGAGTCGTCTGAAAAGCCGCCCCCCCACACCTATGCCGCTGCCAACAG TGATACGTGA
- the LOC117188642 gene encoding uncharacterized protein LOC117188642 isoform X1: MPERRVSQRDVDEIEIESDEEEENLEQGVGLSVQSTRNRRHSPPPMSRGGRRIAGKIPNGNQNERTLDRLHDDDEDAIFEDHGEENDDDEVDEGDIELLDYDT; encoded by the exons ATGCCAGAGCGAAGGGTCAGTCAGCGCGATGTCGATGAGATTGAGATCGAGagcgatgaggaggaggagaatcTTGAGCAGGGCGTCGGTCTGTCCGTTCAATCCACACGCAATCGGCGTCACTCCCCGCCGCCCATGTCACGGGGCGGTCGTCGTATTGCTGGCAAAATCCCCAACGGTAACCAGAATGAACGGACCCTCGATCGCCTGcatgacgacgacgaggatgCTATCTTTGAAGACCATGGAGAAGAgaatgatgacgatgaggtGGATGAAGGCGATATCGAGTTGCTGGACTA TGATACGTGA
- the LOC117187193 gene encoding protein FAM136A has product MADKVYANPFYRIVQEQSKVFSTAVEAFSINADREFVRRMHQKVLKCSTKCCKNTNDSALAVELCVDRHLPRPLPAETDIKWTLTKFMIPIVDCMFHCRYTENSSTACEVKCMKEVPQLIEDMFGGEKKLKRTDN; this is encoded by the coding sequence ATGGCTGATAAAGTGTACGCAAATCCGTTTTACCGAATCGTTCAAGAACAATCCAAGGTCTTTAGTACAGCCGTAGAAGCTTTCTCTATTAACGCAGATCGCGAGTTTGTGCGGAGGATGCATCAGAAGGTCCTTAAGTGCTCCACGAAGTGCTGTAAAAACACCAATGACAGTGCCTTAGCTGTGGAACTCTGCGTTGATCGTCACTTGCCCAGGCCATTGCCAGCGGAGACTGACATCAAATGGACTCTAACAAAGTTCATGATTCCCATAGTGGACTGCATGTTCCACTGTCGCTACACAGAGAACTCTTCCACGGCTTGTGAGGTTAAGTGTATGAAGGAAGTGCCGCAATTGATAGAGGACATGTTTGGCGGagagaaaaaattaaagagAACTGATAACTAA